The Populus alba chromosome 13, ASM523922v2, whole genome shotgun sequence genome contains the following window.
tacttgttaaatgagcatatgagcataattaagtgataacaataagagagtttataaacttgaatatttcaagaagtattctgatagaccttgttaagaatgtttactaagatacgtctcaaaagtcaaaagaactcctttactctgccatcctagtaacaacaattttacaaatggtttatgaaatataaaacatagttagttaatttttttttgttgaaaaaatcaACTATTACCTTTTCTCCCTAATCAAAacaagacattgtcctcaatgtcctaaggtagaaagatagagtatagaagatatcacctgaaacaacgaacactgacaatcctgaaacacacttaaataaatataagaaataacaaaacaaaataatatgttattaataaaaccaaaagacacaatgTTTCACAAACGAatgctcaaatccaatctaagctttttacggctttccatAGTTAACCAATTTATGTGACttatggagggatcaattacaaggatgaaagattatagttggtcaatcaattgttcagcagtagcaatAGAGATTATTATTTGTCGTActaaagatgttagaaattacTGTTCCACAACTTggtcaagaaaagacaacaaatttttataaaaatcattagcATTTAATAGACCTATGGGTTTGTGGTGAATGTGTACTTGGGcctaagaggaaatatgaaagatctctttcaatgtgcctagaccacctggtaaggcaatgaaggcatcaacatggttaaacattgcattcattcgatCAAATATTATGGGCACCTATAGTtcctttccaattttttttccaatgatcAATCAGGATGTTGCATGACAGGAACAAAAGTAAACAAGCTTTTAAGTtcaacaaaggctttttcacattattcagtccattcaaaaacattttcctttgttagaaggttacataatggtttaaatattacattaaaatctttgataaaccttttgtaaaaaccagcatttcctaagaatgatctaacatatttaatagattttggtgttggcaaGTTAgtaattaactcgattttatatttgtcaacctcaattcctttcgatgaaacaatgcgACTAAGTGtacaatgtcgtttgttaccataaaatgacattttttccaattcagtacaagattattctcttcacacctgttcaaaacctttttcaagttagttaaacaatcatcaaatgaaccaccaaaaacaaaaaaatcatccataaaaatctcaagaaaacattcaaccatatcTTTAAATATGTTAAGCATGCATCTTCgaaatgtggctggtgcattacataatccaaaaggcattcttcgatatgtaAAAGTACCAAATAGACATGtaaaagtagtcttctcttgatcttccaatgcaatttcaatttggttgtaacctgaatagctatctagaaaacaataaaattcataacatgcaactctttctaggatttgatcaaTGAAACGTAAggaaaaatgatcttttctggtcattgaattaagttttttataatcaatGCACATgtgccaaccagtaatagtcctagttggaattaactcatttttctcatttgttatcacagtgactccagacttattgggtacaacttgggtaggacttacccatttgctataagaaatatgataaatgatttcattatctagaagcttaataactttatttttcactacttctttcatattaggattaggtcttcattgcatttctctagagggtttcacattttcctccaaataaatcatgtgtgtgcaaatcaaaggtataattccttttatgtcaaccATGATctatcctaatgcatttttatgcattttcaaagtttgtaataacttaccttcttgatgtgcattaagttttgaagagattattaccggaaaagtttcattttctcccaaaaatgagtatttgagattgaatggtaacgacttgaaatcaagttttggtggttgaacacttgaaggtatagactcaattgatcttggtggcaattcttcaatttgtggtctccaattacatgcctttgattcgccttgaaaataaaccatttgcaaattgtaagattcatcaatctcagtttcactagaagtggtttgaaattgatcatgaactaattttttagtaaagtccacttcctataaagcattatcatctccaggttgcttgcaattgttgaaaatattcatgttcaatatcatgtttccaaatgatagcttcattacTCCAgtcctataattaatcaatgcattaaaagttgtaagaaatggacgtcctaaaataataggaattgaattacatgcttcaacaggttgtgtatccaagacaacaaaatttacagggtaaatgaatttatcaacttgtactaacacatcctcaaatattcctctaggcacttttacagatctatcagcaagtaaaagagttacaaaagttggttttaactcacctagattgagactttgaaaaactgaatatgaaagtaaattcacactagctctaaGATTAAGTAAAGCTCTTTTagttttatgttctccaataaaacaagaaattgtaggacaaccagggtctttatattttaaagcattattgttatgaagaatagcacttacttgttcggctaaaaatgctttctttttcacatttagttttctcttcacagtgcataaatctttaaaaaatttagcatagaaaggtacttgtttaatagcatccaacaaaggtatattgatccttacctgtttgaaagtttcaagaattttagaatgactcatcatctttctcacaaggttcaaaagtggatttttcaataaccttaccactgcgaagagtgatgactgatttgacttgatcgaTGTGTtagcttccggaactacttgcatttgcattgtattgcccttttgtattttcttgtggttgagatggaaacttacctttctcttggaaactgagagcagatgttaactttgcaagagtatctttaaaatctgtcatgctttaagcaagttgagtgttgattgcctcttgcttttcaatgaatgcatgcaatgtttcctcaagatttcttctaggaggtggagcataaggaggtgcatatctatgagaattttaaaaattatagtgtgcttaaaatggtggctgtgaagtttatgcattattattatcactcttccaacttaaaTTTGGGTGGTTTTTCCAACCAAGGTTGTATGTTTGTGATTATAGGTTATGATTGGGTCTTTAGAAAccgtttaaagcatgagcttatTCATAGAGACATTCCTTGAAAAAAGGCAAAATTGGACAGTTATTTGTTGCATGCTATtcgtttcacagatttgacacacaatgtcttgaacaaattttaattggccactcttttaaattcaagtgcctcgacttttctagctaaagatgcaaatttggcttggaggttATGATCTTCTTtaaggttgtacatacctccattagatgtatgaggttgagttttacccggtGCCTTATAAGTGCCTACAGTGTCCtgattttgagcattttcagctagcaagtttAGGTAcccattgcttcatcagggtttttattttcaaaagttccattgcatatcaattccaccatttgtctatctttaggtgttaactcttcataaaattatgaaaccaatctccatgtttcaaaaccatgataagggcaagtattaagcaagtcttgatacctatcccaacattggtaaaatatttctcctagtttttgagtgaaagtggtgatttgttttttgaaatagttGGTTTtgtgagatgaaaaaaacttctttaaaaattattgttgcatttcatcccaagcacgaatggatcctgacatAAGATTTTGTAactatgttttagctttatcttttaatgaaaaagaaaaaagttttaatccaatgatattcatgctacaatttaagtcattataggtgttatagacttcttcaaattctctcaaatgcaagtatagattttctagatctaagtcatgaaaagaaggtaacaGTTGAATAATGCTTGACTTAAAATTAaagtgagatgcatcaggaaAGAAGACTatacatgagggtgcacttgttcttgtaggattcatgtggtctttaAGTGTTCTAAATcatttattctcattatgaagcgccTAATTATCTTCTTCGggcatattttctaaaaataacgAGGATACCTTataaagtctaccacttaatgtatgtgactaaacactcatgcacgtgtagaaagagaataaaaggaagaagaaaacaaaacaaaaagaaacaaaacaaaagaaacaaaggttAGAtgcaagaaaagtgaaaagtgaaaataaaataaatattataatttaaacaagAATTTACTTCTCCGGCAATGGCGCCAAAAACttaacacgaccaaaagattgatgtcttctccaaaGTACAGAAacgtcgaagtaataaataacctggcaagatcggggttgaaccacatggaggttaactatataataataataataataataataataataataagttaaataaataaccTCGCAAGATCGGGGttgaaccacatggaggttaactatataataataataataataataagaaaaagttaaagaggactttaatatgtttgattaatatgaggattaaacaattataaaaacaaatgccaatgttagaggatccactaatggtatttcaaacaagtatagtataaactctttttattattcaactggaaaccacacacaaatgagGTTATAATcgaatgatttctcattaatagctcattataaattgttaacatgatcatattaattatctttttaagtaacacaaaacttttaaatattgttaagaattcatgatgctaacttatgttaacaacaaatcaagttcctttcataacataggtgtaggttataccatacgattgggctatgaaagtgccaagtatttgttataccaagtgttatacaacacaaatctagattaattatttaacaagcaaggtattaagaattaattagataaaaatgataagacatgttaatatcaagtggtttaggatataagcattggagtccatattgagtttatattatacttattcttacacaaTTAGTGTAACcatttcaccttgacataataaacttagctaaacataatgaagaagaaaaacataaataaacaagataagaatataaataagatacaagttaactaagtaaaggaaatgaaataaaaagcataaataagatgaaagaaaaacttaagcattacaaaaatataaagagagaaataaagagcatgatcttgatctgaacaaccaagatgcctaaatgcatggcaaatgcctccttttataggccaaaatttggaactattgatttgatgactaattattgagtgggtagccatatcttgacttggtgacaatccttatctttttatctgaacaaaacgtcagaatttgaaccaCCTGTAcgtatgaaagttctaggaaattgtctcatctttccagaaaaaaaaaaaattgaggtcatttggacttctagaactcaagatatgggttgaacactaaacagtgtctagGATGCAAGACATATTCGGACttttctgttgttgctataatttggacttgaaaacgacctttttaaatcttagactctacatgaaagttttaggcctatgtcttatctttccatccatataaagaaaacctaaatccgagatctacaactTTAGATATGGCTCAATTAGCGAATAGTGTTCATGTTTGGACTgaatcaacatctcttttctaagtttggccctctctttgtcttttcaatttcaatatttaaactcatcaattaatcctttcatttatgtgataggcttacatttaagatgaacatttatcataaattaaatgtaccttatattattagatatgttattattaaacatgctttagttaatgagttattgatacttcaagtgcaaagtgatgatataaaatcttgataaaaatgcacttttaagtaccaATCAAACATGCTTAGTGTAATATTAAATTCACTATCTTTGTaggtttatatttatatcataatatttataCCAGTGTGGATCTAAAAACAATTTCCCTGAATAATACCAGAAATCCAATTCCACTCTTGTTGAGGTAGATATTCAATTTACTCATttggaaaaatagttattttccATTCCGTGTAAATTTATTCGGGGTTTTATAGTTGGTCTCtctaaggtttaagaaaaatcttcttcGATAAAGAGATTCTTATTTTATCAAGTTAAAACCTAGTCATTATAAagtcaaaacatgaaaaaaaaggagaaaacctgtctttttatttaatactgaaaatacattttacgtataagtttataatatcagatattaaacaaataaatatttggtAAAAGATTtagaacatataaaataaatgataaaaaacttTCTTATTTAACATCAAAAATTCGTCTTATGTATAAGTTCGTAATCCtatatatttaatgaaacaaactaatttttgtatttttttttgaaatataggctaAATTGTCATGGTTTTAATAAATTGGCTACGAAGTCCAAAAGAtacatgtaaaaataaagagactatttttatgaatttttatatgctaaaatatgcaaaatatatttatttttgagagacttggctaTATACATACAAATAAAATGTGTGTAAGGTGCACTAGGGTGAGACCAATAAATAGAAACATGAATTagattaacaattaattaataatgtatATTACCATAAGTAAGGTGTAGGTGATGCGTCTTTCTCTTACACAATTCGTCTCTTTATCTAGACTCTCGCAAATCATAACTTTATGATTAAACCTAAACACCATTCGATTCCAAGAGACTGCTCCGTCATTTGATATTATGCATATCACGACACAATGAGTgagaattgattttaaaaataaactagtaaGGGTCATAGTCAAATTTGAAAGCACATTTCGTAACAAagtgaaaattgattttgaaaacaaaCCTACAATGTGatggaatcaatttttaaaactaaccTGCAACAAGTGAgaagattttgaaaataaaccCATAATCATTGAGaatatcaaacaaatcaaagtcaaatgAAATTGCAAAGCAAATTAATCACAAATTTAAGGAAACAAGATTTTTCAATCACAACCCAAAACAAGGATGGAAACACAAACAAGTCCAAGcttgaataaaaatagaagttcaaattcaaactaaaagcgatatatataaaagatagcaattataaaataaaagcgttttctttaaaaacacacAATTGGACACAAGGCTTCAAAACCACCATAAAAATTATGCAATCGGgaacaaaatgattttgactttaataaatttgattttgaaaacaaatccataacaataaatcaattatCACGTCAAAGTAGTACAACATACAcaaattgtaaagaaaagatattaaaaataaaatgatgagtaTTAATGActgatatttgaaataaaaaagcttaataatatttttaaagaaaaaaaaacatggcttATTAGCGAGTGGTCACTCCCatgttaattttgaaagaaaagtaAGATACAAtgacaatttttaaaattaattactttttaaaattactagctcgaaaatattgatttatttttgtttttttaaattaataacacATGTATGTATTGATGCACGGGTGCACCTTTCATATTAATTGGACCATATTGGTtcctctttattatttatattggttCAACCTCTACCTAGTTTACTTTAAAACTTAGCTCAATTCAATACATTTTATTGTTGAAGTGAgaatgtaataaatattattttttatttgaatatatatatattttttttcaagaaaaccgAAATGCCAAATGTAGCGTAAGTTTATGACACTGTGAAAAGTTTTCAGCGGGCAGCACGCGGTCAACTGTCTAATCTAATGTAAAAATACATGTATAGCAAACACCTATCTACTAAACCACTGTACTTAAAGCAAAGCCTAGCTTAGGTATATTTGGTAGAAAGATTCCAAGTGGAATAGTTTGTTCTGTAGCGGTTAGAAATCGAGGAGCGCCAGCCAGTAATGATAAGAAAGGAATGATATATAGATGTTGTCTTGTGCTCTCTTGTCTGGGCAGCGCTGATAAAACATACAAACACTCGCACCATCCGATGATGTTCGTATGAGCAGTGTCATTGGAACTCTGTGTCTGTCACATACAGAGGACAAGTAAATGGCTGCCAATATCTCTCTCCTTAACgtcccatcatcatcatccatctGTGTTCATAAGCTTCAAATCCCACCCATCATCACCTCATCTTCATTTCCTGCCATAAAAAATGGTAGTCACTAATACATAATTGACTATtaattcttctcttctttaacTTCACTACTGACTGCTGACACCTTGATATACAAAATTACCATCTAATCTTTTTCTATGTTTATACCTAAAACTTTTTCActaattttgtttatgtttagGAGGGAAATGTAAATTTAGTAGCATTCTAGCTTGTGCTTCTTCTTCAAATGGGAGAGAGCCGGATTCTGTGGACAATGGCGTGAAGAAAGTAGAGAGGATTCTTGAGCAGAAACGACGGGCTGAATTGTCTGCCAGGATTGCTTCTGGAGAGTTCACAGTGCAGCAATCTGggtattttatcttattatgcTTTTAATGTGCTAGCGGGTTAATTTTTGATAGTGACTACGATTtgttcctcttttatttttcattccaaCTAGTTTTCCATCTGTATTGAGGAATGGCTTGTCAAAATTGGGAATTTCAAATGAGATTCTGGACTTTCTATTCAAATGGGCTGTTGACTTGGACAAAGATTATCCGAAGATTCCAGAGGCGAAAGGGAAAATAAGCGCCATCAGGAGTGAGCCCTTCTTCATACCCTTGTACGAGCTTTACCTCACCTATGGTGGTATTTTTAGGCTGACTTTTGGACCCaaggtttctttcttcttgttctaATCAGATTTCTGAAACCAGTTGTAGCTGATTACTTAATTAGAGGGCATGTTATCAAATCAGTCATGGGTTTTGGtccatcatttttttgtttgcagTCCTTTTTGATTGTTTCCGATCCTTCCATCGCCAAACATATACTGAGGGACAATTCAAAGGCTTATTCTAAAGTAAATTGTTTTCCATCTATTCATTTAccttttccttccttcttttaAAAGTTGATGTGCGAGCATTTTCACTGACATTTATTTTACTTGCTATGCAGGGTATCCTAGCAGAAATTCTAGAATTTGTCATGGGAAAAGGACTCATCCCAGCAGATGGGGAGCTATGGCGTGTCCGAAGACGTGCTATAGTGCCCTCATTGCATCAGAAGGTATTCTAATTACTTTACAGGTTCAAGATTAACTCGTTGGTGCTTTGATTTTATTGGTCTTTATTCACACGACAAGACTCTGAATGTATAAAGTTTCTCTATTTATTGTCATAGAATGCCAATGCAAATATTAAGCTGTTCACATGATGCTTATGCTTTATTTAGTGAAGagtttaaagggaaaaaaaagagagttcaaaacaccaaaaaattctTTGGCACCATACCTTTACTCATGAGGCATATGACTAGCAAGATCTCTGACAAAATGTAGATGTAGAAACTATTTGATCCATTGAGCTGCTTCACCTTGGGTGAACCTCAAAAGTTCTTTCTAGACAGTCTTCAATTAGTTCCTTTGGTCATAGATTTCATATACTTTCATTTGTAGTATGTAGCAGCCATGATTAGCTTATTTGGAGAAGCAACAGATAGGCTTTGCAAAAAGCTAGATGCAGCTGCTTTTTATGGAGAAGATGTAGAGATGGAGTCCCTCTTCTCCCGTTTAACACTGGATATCATTGGCAAGGCAGTATTTAATTATGACTTTGATTCACTAACAAATGATACTGGAATAGTTGAGGTACTTTCTTTGCtttctattttatctttattttctcaaacctcattattatttatttttcactgaTGTGCATTTCATTCGAAGTTGCTGCGTGTTACTGCTTAACACATTTAGTTTCCTCTATTTCGACTTTTGCAGGCTGTTTACACAGTTTTGAGAGAAGCAGAAGATCGAAGTGTTGCACCAATTCCAATATGGGAGATCCCAATTTGGAAAGACATTTCACCAAAGCAAAAGAAAGTTGCTGCAGCACTCAAACTGATCAATGATACACTTGATGATCTGATTGCTATTTGCAAGGTAAAGATGACAATTATTTGAGCAGCTTTGTGCTTTAGTATACAAGTAGGTGTgtgtatatttatatgaatGTAACTGTGATGCAACATATCCATGGATATGATAGCAGTTAAGAACTTCTTTTGATTGATCTCATTTGATTTCTGATGGTGCAAAGATACTTATTTTGGAGGCATGTaaacaggaaaaaataaaagcacagGCTGTTCAGTCAGCACTTGTTAGTATGTTAACAATTGGAGGCTACTGCCATTGGGAATAATTAGTCCGGAAGTTAGTTATTGACTGCTTGTTTTGTGAAAACTGCCTGTCTCACTTCACTTGAATCTGTCATGTGGAAATGTAAACATGATTTCTATGAACGTGCTTATGAATCTGTATTTGACAATGATATTGCATTGTTGGTTCCTCGTTCCTGGAAACTGTAAATATGCTTTGATAGTACTAAATTCATGCCTACTTTGACATATCTGGAAGTGTTAACATCTTTCTTGTAGACGTACCTAGATCAAGCTTTGAATTGGAATTCCTGACTCACCAATTGGATTCACCTATCTTGGCTAATCTTAGCATGCAGTTTATCAGTAATGTTGTAGCACAAACTTGATTCACATCCTAAACTTGATTAGTCCTTGTGCTGTTTTATCTCTACTTCATATGCTTATGTGTGCATCTGCAGAGGATGGTTGATGAAGAAGATCCACAGTTCCATGAGGAATACATGAATGAACAAGACCCCAGTATTCTCCACTTCCTGCTGGCATCAGGGGATGATGTATGCAATTTTCTAATCAAGTGTTTGCTGATAGCTCAAATAAATGCAAATTTTCTTACTGCCATTTACAGGTTTCTAGCAAGCAACTCCGTGATGACTTGATGACCATGCTTATAGCTGGCCATGAAACATCTGCTGCAGTTTTAACATGGACCTTTTATCTCTTATCAAAGGTAATGCAAAGTCAAGGTTTAGTGATGTAGGAATTGAGCATGCACTTTAATGCTCTTTTGTATACACTCTTCTTTCTTCGGTCACCTCTCTTGACACCTGTTTCATGAACATACAAATGTGATTTCATTATGTTGCTCATTTTCTTTATTGCATTTTCATTTCCTAAGtttataatttctttgaattttttaccaaattttCTATGTTATGTTCATGATTGTAAGTTTTCAGTGAAGCTTGGTGGTGGTTGTTGTTCATGATTCTAAAGTTTTTCTTGCACATTGCAAATATAACAAtgcatttttttagaaaaaaaatgatacattGAGCAAAAGAATTAATACATTGCCAATATCTTCACTACCATCTTGAAGCCTTCTagtttttcaacaatttttcttttttggaaaatatattatttaaacattATGCAAAAAAATTAGCTCATTTAACTAGGATCAGATGCATACACTAGTAAGCATTCACACAGGCTCAAAATATAGGATGATTGGAGGTTATTATCATAATTGTATTCTTTCTTATGGTTGCAGGGGCCAATAGTTATGTCCAAGCTCCAAAATGAGGTATCTTAGAGTTTCATGCACCGTGCTTTGAATCTTCCAATCCTATGATGTTGATTGTGTTTTGTGATTATTATCTTAACTATTTCTCTTTGTAATATTTAGGTTGATTGTGTTCTAGGGGATCGATTTCCAACCATAGAAGACATGAAGAAACTAAAGTACACAA
Protein-coding sequences here:
- the LOC118040556 gene encoding protein LUTEIN DEFICIENT 5, chloroplastic; the protein is MAANISLLNVPSSSSICVHKLQIPPIITSSSFPAIKNGGKCKFSSILACASSSNGREPDSVDNGVKKVERILEQKRRAELSARIASGEFTVQQSGFPSVLRNGLSKLGISNEILDFLFKWAVDLDKDYPKIPEAKGKISAIRSEPFFIPLYELYLTYGGIFRLTFGPKSFLIVSDPSIAKHILRDNSKAYSKGILAEILEFVMGKGLIPADGELWRVRRRAIVPSLHQKYVAAMISLFGEATDRLCKKLDAAAFYGEDVEMESLFSRLTLDIIGKAVFNYDFDSLTNDTGIVEAVYTVLREAEDRSVAPIPIWEIPIWKDISPKQKKVAAALKLINDTLDDLIAICKRMVDEEDPQFHEEYMNEQDPSILHFLLASGDDVSSKQLRDDLMTMLIAGHETSAAVLTWTFYLLSKGPIVMSKLQNEVDCVLGDRFPTIEDMKKLKYTTRVINESLRLYPQPPVLIRRSLEGDMLGKYPIERGEDIFISIWNLHRSPNLWDDADKFIPDRWPLDGLNPNETNQNFCYLPFGGGPRKCIGDMFASFEAIVAVSMLVRRFNFQVALGAPPVRMTTGATIHTTEGLKMTVTRRTRPPIMPKLEKTVFEVDESTSGPEGETRLGPKSEVSSANS